ACGAAGGGAGATGAAGGTATCTAGGAGTCAGAGAGATCTACCAAAAAACGTTATCAAGCGAACGCATGTCAAGAGTGTCTGTCCCAAGCTCAGAATCACTTCGACTACCTGGAATAGATATACTGGAGAGAAGACAGAGATCGAGGGGGAAACATCGGATACGAGGGTCGGCTCGAAATCGCGACTTCTCGATCTCAAGACTCAGATTGATGAGGTAGTAGTAGATAGTAGCAGTTGGTACCTAGGGAGTGTCGTGAGGATGATGGATCCTGAGAGTTGCATGGTTCCGTCACCAAAAATTACTAGTAGACAAATGTTCAAAGAGGGAAGCTGCCCGCTATGGCGTCACTTTGGGTACTGCTCGCCACTCAAGGCTGCCCATCCAGGCACTTTAAAGGTAGAGTGTTAAAGGCAGAACCATACCGTTCGGCCGTCGTCTACAACGGGCGATGCTTCCTGGGAGGGATAATTGCACTCCTGGTCCCTATATTGGCTTCCCACCGCCCTATCGACCGCACCTTCTCTCAAATACGCAGCGGGCCTATGGTCATCTATTCATACTCGGTGATTCATTCCGTCACGGAGACGAAAATGCTATGGGTTCAGCATGTGAGGCATACTGTGATGTTATTGACAGTTTCAAATTCTTTATACATCTTTCAACACCTACAATTCTTATGCCTATTGGCTACGAATCACCTGCCAGATTCACCTTTGTCGCTCCTCCCATCCGTACAACAAAGTTCAAGCAAAGTCGGCCTCATCAATGTTTCTCAAAAAGATGGTGTACCACTTGACGAGGTTAACGTGGCCCTTGACGCTAGTCTTCTCATCAACGGTATGAACTCCAGCCCACTCGTCGCTCTCAGGATCATATCCAGGAAGGAAGCGGAAAATGTGCTGCGTCAGGTCCCAGTAGTACCGGGTGTCCGTGTTACCCGTCATGATACCCGGCGAAACAACAATCTCCTCGCCGTAAAGGGCGCGCGTGGTGCCCGACAGGATTCCATACGGCGTCACGCCCTCCACCGACGTCGGTGTCACGGGCGCGGGCTCGAGAACTTTATCATTGCCCTTGAGCGTGATGCTCGACGGCGTCTCGGCCTCGTCGTCGAAGGCGTGGAGGGTGAGGTTGTACTTCTCCGCGACGGGGCGCACAATGGCCGCGAGCTTCTCCTGCACGCTGGACGTCTTGTCGCCGACGTTGACGCGGTGGTTGACGACGGCGCGGACGCGCTCCGGAAGGGCGTTGATCTTGACGCCGCCCTCGATGATGTCAGTCGCCACGGAGGTGGTGAAGAGGTACTTGACCTGCGGGCCGGCCTTGGCGGCCTCCTTTGCTAGGCGGTCCGTCTTCTTCTTGCACATCTGCTTGCTGGTGTCGGCGGGGAGAAGTCGGCGCAGGTTGTCGGGGAACTCTGGCGCGTACGAGGCGCCACACTGGAGCTTCTCGAGGTACGGGTTTCCGGAGATGAGCTCGGGGGCGTAGAGGTTCGCCTCGATGTGCGTGATGAGCTCGGAGAGGATGCCGATGCCGGTGTGCTCGGGCGGGATGGAGCTGTGGCCGCCGGGAGTGCGGACGATGACCTCGACGTCGATGTAGCCCTTCTCGGCCGTGCCGGGAATGGCAAAGGTCTGGCCCCACTGAGAGTCGAAACCGGATCCTTCGTCGACGATGATGGCGGCGCCATCCTTGCCGTAGCGCTCTAGCAGGAAGGGTGCGAGATGTCCCGCGCCGCGCTCGCCGGAGACCTCCTCGTCGAAGCCAAAGGACAAGACTACGGTGCGCTTGGGGGAGAAGCCGGCGTCGATCAGCAGCTCGACAGACTCGAGGATGCCGATGAGGGAGTTCTTGCAGTCCATGGCGCCGCGGCCCCAGACGTAGGTCCCGTCGTAGGCACCGCTCCAGGGCGGGTGCGTCCAGCTGTCGATGGTGGTGGGCGCCACGGGGACGGTGTCCTGGTGGGCCATGAGGACGGTGGGCGTGAGGCTCTCATCGGAGCCCTTCCATGTGTAGAGCAGGCCGTGGGTGTTTACGCGCTCGAGGCGTAGGGTGTCGTGGACCTTGGGGAAGGTCTTTGCGAGGTAAGCGGAGAAGGGGAGAAGCTTGTCCCAGCGGTCGTCGGCGCCGACGGGGCCGTAGTTGTCAAAGGACTCTGTGGGGATCTGGACGGCACCCGAGAGGCGGGCGACGGTCTCGTTGCGGAACTTGGGACTGTCGAGGTATGAATCCAGCTGGGTGAGGCCAGACGAGTTCTGGGTCGGGAAGAGAGGGTCGACCTGGCGGCAGGCATTAGCGGCGGAAGAAGCGCCGCGGTGATGGCCGTGGCCGAGGAACGGGATGGCCGAGGCAGACGGCTTGTGAAGGTAGGCGAGAAGGAGGGCGGCGGGGATGAGGGGCCACCACGCGgtccggcggcggcgtggtTCCGGAGCTGTGAGCTCGGGCGCCGGGTGCGCGAGGGGGAGCTTCTCCGACATGGCGACTATCAACGGCAGTGTGAGCACTCAATTGAAACGACGCTGTGCGATGTGCCAATACTGTTTGCCGCTCACTTGTATGCAGAACTTTGGGGGCGCGGGGTGGGAGGAGTTgatgtgagtgagtgagagtTGAAAGTGAAGATGAGAGTGAGGTTGAGAATGAAGAGGTGAAGTCATGGAGGAAGACGCGACGGGGTCCATCGGTGGTGTGCTACCCCATGAGTATGACAAATGGGACGAATAAGTGCACGGCGTGTCAATCAATGGTCTCCCCCCGATTTCCCCGCCGTTTCATCCGAAATGGCACTCAAAAGCACCTCGAAACCTCCGATCCTTCGTTCGGCGCCGCTATCGCAACTGGCCATGGACGGCATGACGGTGCGGATACCTCACCTCAGGTTGATAACGATATCGGGATTTCTGCCCACTCATCTCCAAGTCATCGAATCTTCAACTCCTCATGCGGGGCTCAAAGGCGTTGTGCAGCTTCCGGATTGGGACCTCGTCGGCTTCAATCGGCTGGCTTCACATACCACCCGGCCGGGATGTTGCTGACCGGGCAGTGGGATCGCCTTCCTTGCAGCTTCTCCTCGGCTATTCGATAAAGCTGAAGTTTGAGCTCTGCTCGGCTCTTTGGCTGAATCCAGGATAGCTTCCATTCGTTGCGGCCCCCTGTATCGGAGCTTTATCATTCGAATTGGGATGTTATGTGGGACTCGAGCGTTGAGTTAAACCTCACCAAATTGTACGGCATCACGGGTAAGGATAGAGCGACGGCATCACCAAGCCGAAGGTAACATTCTTCAGCAAATCATCATGATGGACGTAAAGACTGGTGGTATCTATGCAATCCGCTCATTTGCTGTTCTTCAGCCCCTCCATTCGCGTCCGCGCAGCTCTCAATAGAGCCCACGCAACCAGCCGGTACACAATCACACACCCAGCCAATGCCGCAATGTTGACGTTCGGATCCACGTTGAACTTGTACAATTCCAGCACGTCCTCCCCCGTCTCTACCGGACAACGTCCATCCGGCAGCCTCTGCCCGTCCTCGCACGTGAACGTGACCGACCTCAGGCTGTATGGCGCCAGAGCCCGCGTCCCGTACCTGATGGGCGAGAGGTAGTTGAAGATCTTGAACAGCTCCGGCATATCGATGGAGAGAACACCCGCCATCGTGTTGGCAACAGACAAGATCACCGACGTGAGGTTCACGGCGAACCCCGTGTGGTTGAAGAGCGTGTTGAACATGATGCCCACCGACTCACCGCACGAAACGATGCCAAAGCACGAAAACACGCAGACGAAATACATTGTCACCGTTCGCGGGAACCCCACCGCCAAATCCGCGAGCACGCCAAATATGAGGCAGCTGATAATCTCAAAGGGGAACTCGAGCACAGAGTACGCCGCCAGGAACGCCTCAACGCTGTACACCCCGTCGTCGTCCTCACGGTAGAACACGTCGCGCTCGGCGGGGTAGACGGCGACGTTTTGCAGCATGCCCACGAAGTAAAAGGCGCCAATCTCCTGCACGAAGCCCATGCGGTTCTGCACAGAGTAGTAGTCGTTCTTGAGCGGCGCGAAAAAGAGGGCGAGGACGATGCCTAGGCCCACGACCTGCATGATGCGTGCGAGGAGGAGCGGCGGTTGGCGACGGAAGTTGATGAGGCCGCGGTGGACGAGGAGGGGGAAGGCGACGAAGAAAGAGGCGCGTTTGCGGACGAGAGCGCCTAGCTCGGCTGGGGTCGCGAGGTTTACCTTGTTGAAAGCCAAGGCTTTTCGAGGGTATCCAACGTTGGCCGGCCCAGTCGATGAGCGAGTGATTGCTTCATGCTCCTGGCTCTCGTTGATGCTGGGCAGCTCTCCCGTCGTCTTGACTGCAGGCATCTTTGCATGTCTCTGCCATGCGCCAATCAGAGCCTCGACCTTTTCCCTGCTCTCGGCCTCTCTTGTTTCCTGTTGCAGATTGATCGTGACGAGATCAAGCGCAAAGTCGGCCGGGTTAGTGTGAGCAGGACAGGTGAATCCCTGGCGCTC
The Colletotrichum lupini chromosome 6, complete sequence DNA segment above includes these coding regions:
- a CDS encoding ABC transporter — protein: MSSTSNPTSNDDGAIVVEMDKFGRQSSIEKSAPPHAPEQPDAARFSLSGAGHISLDDVEAVDVQIRDLAVTVDTSPSWWDPATYPELAKSKFNPEPSSKNLIYHVNASLQPGTLTAIIGGSGSGKTTLLNTLSERMISARLAQSGHITFNGNEGIHNARHAYVMQQDILLPSLTVRETLQYSADLRLPPPTTAEERARIVEEVILELGLKECSNTRIGDRQHRGCSGGEKRRVSIGVQLLANPSVLFLDEPTTGLDATSAFQLMRTLKKLATKGRTIITTIHQPRSEIWDLFDNLIILTKGSPVFSGPAKNCVPFFEGLGFKLPPFVNPAEFVIDIAAIDNRTPELEQETTERVNQLKQAWIHESKATFAPTDKAIESTSTGESPTSKTNKHASYTRQLRVLTNRTFKVTYRDPMGMLASTTEAILMALVTGYIFYNLPRDLSGIRSRQGALYTAAGLQGYLTLMFEVYRLTVDIPTYDREHSESCVDAIPFLFSRRLARLFTEDLPVPFLFSIIFYFMGGFERDASQFFIFFAITVLNHYIAVTCAISCVTASRNFPSASLIANMVFTLQSMACGMFIQANSIPVYVRWLKWITYSFYTFGAYCGNEFEGSFYDCPVDGGALNPACVQYTGRFIMESLGFPQNWIWRPIVVLVAFIVFFCILSAIGLQYIKQEMTIARARVSDTDLSAGKEKMKTHSISEIRTIDVGLDDFALALDKRAASGKTLPTKTILNPVSTTFEAGKLNVIMGPSGSGKTSLLNAMSLRLPSSLSTRYRLSGKLTFNNAQPSNSVIRSVCSYVCQDDDALLPSLTVRETLRFSAGLRLPAHMSSDEKSKRAEEVLLKMGLKDCADNLVGNELVKGISGGEKRRVTIAVQLLSDPLVLLLDEPTSGLDAFTASSIMEVLQGLANEGRTLILTIHQARSDLFKHFGNVLLLARGGSPAYAGSATEMLPYFERQGFTCPAHTNPADFALDLVTINLQQETREAESREKVEALIGAWQRHAKMPAVKTTGELPSINESQEHEAITRSSTGPANVGYPRKALAFNKVNLATPAELGALVRKRASFFVAFPLLVHRGLINFRRQPPLLLARIMQVVGLGIVLALFFAPLKNDYYSVQNRMGFVQEIGAFYFVGMLQNVAVYPAERDVFYREDDDGVYSVEAFLAAYSVLEFPFEIISCLIFGVLADLAVGFPRTVTMYFVCVFSCFGIVSCGESVGIMFNTLFNHTGFAVNLTSVILSVANTMAGVLSIDMPELFKIFNYLSPIRYGTRALAPYSLRSVTFTCEDGQRLPDGRCPVETGEDVLELYKFNVDPNVNIAALAGSDTGGRNEWKLSWIQPKSRAELKLQLYRIAEEKLQGRRSHCPVSNIPAGCCDSGAERRIGGFEVLLIAMSEKLPLAHPAPELTAPEPRRRRTAWWPLIPAALLLAYLHKPSASAIPFLGHGHHRGASSAANACRQVDPLFPTQNSSGLTQLDSYLDSPKFRNETVARLSGAVQIPTESFDNYGPVGADDRWDKLLPFSAYLAKTFPKVHDTLRLERVNTHGLLYTWKGSDESLTPTVLMAHQDTVPVAPTTIDSWTHPPWSGAYDGTYVWGRGAMDCKNSLIGILESVELLIDAGFSPKRTVVLSFGFDEEVSGERGAGHLAPFLLERYGKDGAAIIVDEGSGFDSQWGQTFAIPGTAEKGYIDVEVIVRTPGGHSSIPPEHTGIGILSELITHIEANLYAPELISGNPYLEKLQCGASYAPEFPDNLRRLLPADTSKQMCKKKTDRLAKEAAKAGPQVKYLFTTSVATDIIEGGVKINALPERVRAVVNHRVNVGDKTSSVQEKLAAIVRPVAEKYNLTLHAFDDEAETPSSITLKGNDKVLEPAPVTPTSVEGVTPYGILSGTTRALYGEEIVVSPGIMTGNTDTRYYWDLTQHIFRFLPGYDPESDEWAGVHTVDEKTSVKGHVNLVKWYTIFLRNIDEADFA